One Candidatus Nomurabacteria bacterium genomic window carries:
- a CDS encoding FAD-binding oxidoreductase gives MSKVAQYLQQHVVGEVLTSIDAREYFSTDGSIYKITPQIIVYPRAENDVRKIARFSWQLAERGRLVPLTARGSGTDFSGGSLGQGVMIVFPAHMNKVLTLDSNKGFVSVQPGINYGKLQQTLLTHGQFLPPYPASLEYSTVGGAVANNAAGEKSVKYGVTKDYAKQLRVVLANGEVITTKRISKKELGQKKGLPSFEGELYRAIDNVLNDSKKAIEGYVPSVTRSVSGYDIWSIKGNDGSFDLTPLFIGSQGTLGIVTEIVLDTETYNPQKTLLVGFFDDIAKAGAAVNKLRELGPSTLEMIDGNLIKFLLEHNPNQINSVIKDNSSKVVLFVEFDNLAARKQKKYTKKAKKVLEDFAVSFVATKDPTEQEDYWKVRHSAAAVLWQNLGAKKALPVIEDAIFPTEKFAEFMQNVYSLFSNFQLDPPCVWGHAGSGNLHVQPFFDLSNIGDRQKMYKLMDSYYGMVLSMGGVITGAHNDGRLRAPYLGLQYGDEIYGIFRKIKQICDPYGILNPGVKIDVLQKDTQQYVRSDYSLSHLYDHMPRT, from the coding sequence ATGAGCAAAGTAGCGCAGTATCTGCAACAACATGTCGTAGGAGAGGTATTAACTTCAATAGACGCTAGAGAATATTTTTCAACCGACGGTAGTATATACAAAATTACCCCACAAATTATCGTATACCCGAGGGCAGAAAACGATGTCAGAAAGATTGCTCGGTTTTCGTGGCAGCTTGCAGAACGAGGCAGGTTAGTACCACTGACTGCAAGAGGCTCAGGTACTGATTTTTCTGGTGGATCTTTGGGCCAAGGAGTAATGATAGTATTTCCGGCACACATGAATAAGGTATTAACGCTAGACTCCAACAAAGGTTTTGTAAGCGTACAACCAGGTATTAACTATGGCAAATTACAGCAAACACTACTAACACATGGTCAATTTTTGCCACCATACCCTGCATCGTTAGAATATTCAACAGTGGGTGGTGCGGTAGCTAATAATGCAGCCGGTGAAAAGTCAGTAAAATATGGTGTAACGAAAGATTATGCAAAACAATTGCGGGTGGTGTTAGCAAACGGGGAAGTTATTACTACCAAGCGAATATCTAAAAAAGAGTTAGGCCAAAAAAAAGGTCTGCCTTCTTTTGAGGGTGAGTTATATAGAGCAATAGACAATGTATTGAACGATAGCAAAAAAGCCATAGAAGGCTACGTTCCATCAGTGACAAGAAGTGTTTCTGGCTATGATATCTGGTCTATCAAAGGCAACGATGGTTCTTTTGACTTAACACCTCTTTTCATTGGCTCGCAAGGTACACTGGGCATTGTGACAGAAATTGTATTAGATACAGAAACGTATAACCCCCAAAAAACGCTACTCGTTGGTTTCTTTGATGATATTGCAAAAGCTGGTGCTGCAGTGAATAAACTGCGCGAACTTGGCCCGAGCACACTAGAAATGATTGATGGCAACTTAATAAAATTCCTTCTCGAGCATAATCCTAACCAGATCAACAGCGTCATTAAAGATAACTCATCAAAAGTAGTATTATTTGTAGAGTTTGATAACCTGGCTGCTCGTAAGCAAAAAAAATACACCAAAAAAGCCAAAAAAGTTCTAGAAGATTTTGCTGTGTCATTTGTCGCCACAAAAGATCCAACAGAACAAGAAGACTACTGGAAGGTGAGGCACAGTGCAGCAGCCGTGTTATGGCAAAACCTAGGTGCAAAAAAAGCACTACCTGTTATAGAAGATGCTATCTTTCCAACTGAAAAATTTGCAGAATTTATGCAAAATGTCTACAGCTTATTTAGTAATTTTCAATTAGACCCACCGTGTGTTTGGGGCCATGCTGGCAGTGGCAATTTGCATGTACAGCCGTTTTTTGATCTTTCTAATATTGGCGATAGACAAAAAATGTACAAACTAATGGATTCATACTATGGCATGGTGCTATCTATGGGCGGTGTAATTACAGGTGCGCATAACGATGGAAGGCTGCGGGCACCATACCTTGGCTTACAGTATGGCGATGAAATATATGGTATATTTAGGAAAATAAAGCAAATATGCGACCCATATGGCATTTTAAATCCAGGGGTTAAAATTGATGTATTGCAAAAAGACACGCAGCAGTACGTGCGGAGCGACTATTCGTTGTCACACCTGTACGACCACATGCCAAGAACATAA
- a CDS encoding peptide ABC transporter substrate-binding protein, which yields MFNNYNRLRLRRKFRARKKAIATKAESANKNLERHIFRRAHNWQFAKRFFITWLVLVSLLAGGLLIQIRGLQAAYLVIKPTSGGVYNEGVIGNIKNVNPIFASSSADSSVSALLFASLLTYDENNQLIGDLAKEWKGDASSKVYTVTLRDDAYWHDGQKITADDVVFTYKSIQNPDTKSPLYTTWRGVKVEKVDDLTVRFTLPNAYSPFAHLLTTGLIPEHVLKDVPKDQLRSSKFNTQEAIGSGPFKLKTVTVDKSTNKALSETISLVKNPQYHRGPVQLDGFTIKTYPDEKALKNALNNKDVVGALVDPKDNQNDNVMRFNQTSAVMIFMNTSRPLLSDVKMRQALLQATDPYKISSQLSYPTTAVRSPLLKGQIGYNDELLQQKPNPDAVNTTLNELGWLWGEDEPYRKKDGKELTLQFVSENTTDYAAFSEEIQKQWSQYGIKTNVVLENSDDISTTSLATKDYDILMYAINIGADPDVYVYWHSSQAKPEAKPGYNFSMYSSTKADQSLEDGRSRQDESLRAVKYKSFLETWRKDVPAIGLHQPKITYTTNIPVYNLNEMTLNTAAERFKNVYNWQVNTTKAVQDNN from the coding sequence ATGTTTAACAACTATAATAGGCTTCGCTTGCGACGCAAATTTAGGGCGCGCAAAAAAGCTATCGCTACTAAAGCAGAATCGGCTAACAAAAATCTAGAACGTCATATATTTAGGCGTGCTCATAACTGGCAATTTGCTAAACGTTTTTTCATTACTTGGTTAGTGCTCGTATCGCTACTAGCTGGCGGCTTACTTATTCAAATACGAGGTTTGCAAGCAGCATATTTAGTGATTAAACCTACTTCTGGAGGCGTCTATAATGAGGGGGTAATTGGTAACATAAAAAACGTTAATCCTATTTTTGCAAGTTCATCTGCAGACAGTTCGGTATCGGCATTATTATTTGCCTCGTTATTGACTTACGATGAAAATAACCAGTTGATTGGTGATTTAGCAAAAGAATGGAAAGGTGACGCAAGCTCTAAGGTATATACCGTTACGCTTCGTGATGATGCCTACTGGCATGACGGACAAAAAATAACTGCAGACGACGTGGTATTTACGTATAAATCAATTCAGAATCCAGATACAAAATCACCACTTTATACCACATGGCGCGGTGTCAAAGTAGAGAAGGTAGATGACCTTACTGTTCGGTTTACATTGCCCAATGCCTATAGCCCATTCGCACACTTGCTCACAACCGGCTTAATACCAGAGCACGTTCTTAAGGATGTCCCAAAAGACCAACTACGTAGTAGCAAGTTTAATACACAAGAAGCGATTGGGAGTGGTCCGTTTAAGCTAAAAACAGTTACGGTTGATAAAAGTACCAATAAGGCCCTATCAGAAACAATATCACTCGTTAAGAATCCGCAGTATCATCGTGGGCCAGTTCAACTAGATGGCTTTACTATTAAAACGTATCCAGATGAAAAAGCCCTAAAAAATGCCTTAAATAACAAAGATGTAGTTGGGGCGCTCGTAGATCCAAAGGATAATCAAAACGATAATGTAATGCGTTTTAACCAAACGAGTGCCGTCATGATCTTTATGAACACCAGCCGACCTTTGTTGTCAGATGTTAAGATGCGTCAAGCGTTGCTGCAAGCAACAGATCCGTATAAAATTTCTTCGCAGCTTTCGTATCCTACAACTGCCGTTCGCTCGCCACTACTTAAAGGCCAAATAGGCTATAACGATGAATTATTGCAACAAAAACCCAATCCAGACGCAGTAAATACAACCCTCAACGAGCTCGGCTGGCTGTGGGGTGAAGATGAACCTTATAGGAAGAAAGACGGCAAAGAACTAACACTACAATTTGTGTCAGAAAACACGACAGATTATGCGGCGTTTTCTGAAGAGATACAAAAACAATGGAGTCAGTATGGTATCAAGACGAACGTTGTATTAGAAAACTCAGATGATATTAGTACAACGAGTTTAGCCACAAAAGACTACGATATACTTATGTATGCAATTAATATTGGTGCCGATCCAGACGTGTACGTGTATTGGCACTCTTCGCAAGCGAAACCAGAAGCGAAACCAGGCTATAATTTTTCTATGTATTCATCTACAAAAGCAGATCAATCACTAGAAGATGGTCGTTCTAGGCAAGACGAATCACTTCGGGCTGTAAAGTATAAATCATTTTTAGAAACATGGCGCAAAGACGTACCTGCAATTGGCTTGCATCAACCAAAAATTACATATACGACAAATATCCCAGTGTATAATCTTAATGAAATGACACTGAATACTGCCGCAGAACGGTTTAAGAATGTATACAACTGGCAAGTCAATACAACCAAAGCGGTACAAGACAATAATTAA
- the secG gene encoding preprotein translocase subunit SecG produces MNSIYDYVTIGSAVLMTIFILMQTRGAGLGAGFGGSAEINSVRRGSDKTLFQLTIVCATIFVLSIILGIVSA; encoded by the coding sequence ATGAATAGTATCTATGATTACGTGACGATAGGTAGTGCGGTGCTCATGACAATATTTATACTAATGCAAACAAGAGGCGCAGGACTTGGCGCAGGTTTTGGTGGTAGCGCAGAGATAAATTCAGTACGACGTGGATCAGACAAAACACTATTTCAATTAACAATTGTGTGCGCAACTATTTTTGTGTTGTCAATTATTCTTGGAATAGTGAGCGCATAG
- a CDS encoding phage holin family protein: MRKQFILFLTRTAANYAGLAISAYAGILTINGGVRTYIIGALLLAVLNAIVKPLLIIISLPLIAVTVGLFLIIINGVVLYILSFLYLPLEINNFWWAMVAGIVIGLVNYIVTITYERLVSDE; the protein is encoded by the coding sequence ATGCGAAAACAATTCATTCTATTTCTTACTCGTACAGCAGCCAATTACGCCGGCTTAGCTATTAGCGCATACGCGGGTATATTGACGATTAATGGAGGTGTACGTACCTATATCATAGGTGCTTTGCTCCTTGCAGTGCTGAATGCAATTGTAAAGCCACTACTCATAATTATTTCTTTACCACTTATTGCTGTCACAGTAGGGTTATTTTTAATTATTATTAATGGTGTTGTGTTATATATATTAAGTTTTTTGTATCTACCCCTAGAAATTAATAATTTTTGGTGGGCTATGGTTGCAGGAATTGTGATAGGCTTGGTAAACTATATAGTGACAATTACATATGAAAGGTTAGTGAGCGATGAATAG
- a CDS encoding aminopeptidase P family protein: MNQQLHKHRQELLTNIPKDATAILVAGNAPLSRNADTTYPFRQDSNILYLSGITLPNIALYIDTKTGNSYLVLPRHTKVEIMFDDVHEYEYAATAAGLNGCITQTELLVRLQKLSKKGEVLFNKPARARSHGQYANPYRRYWLNRLTKAGIVPIDVRPYVAAMRMIKKPHEIAAITSAVQVTQTVLSKYINNPAELVGRTETSVANEITAAFYENNMMNAYQPIVATDQNAVIVHHAPSDTPIKTGAGLLFDVGAEHCGYAADISRTIVVGHNQKLQMLIDDVAAVQANIIASLKPGIFWKDIQLQAQTQLLDVAKKHALITQEPVQTVFPYAIGHHVGLDVHDAADYSLPLSEGMVITIEPGLHSRKHSIGIRIEDDVVITKNGAKILE; encoded by the coding sequence ATGAATCAACAGCTCCATAAGCACCGACAAGAACTACTTACCAATATACCCAAAGATGCTACTGCTATTTTGGTAGCTGGCAATGCTCCGTTGAGCCGCAATGCAGATACAACGTATCCATTTAGGCAAGATAGTAACATACTCTATTTATCAGGTATTACTTTGCCTAATATTGCGCTCTATATCGATACAAAAACAGGTAATTCATATCTTGTGTTACCACGCCATACTAAAGTAGAAATAATGTTTGATGATGTTCATGAATACGAATATGCTGCGACTGCCGCTGGTCTAAACGGCTGTATAACTCAAACAGAGTTGCTCGTTCGTTTACAAAAACTATCAAAAAAAGGCGAGGTCTTATTTAATAAGCCAGCACGTGCACGTAGCCATGGACAATACGCTAACCCGTATCGTCGTTATTGGCTCAATAGGCTTACAAAGGCAGGTATTGTGCCTATAGATGTTCGTCCGTATGTGGCAGCCATGCGTATGATAAAAAAGCCACATGAAATTGCAGCGATAACTTCAGCCGTACAGGTAACGCAAACTGTTTTATCTAAATATATTAACAATCCAGCAGAACTTGTAGGTCGCACAGAGACATCTGTTGCAAACGAAATTACCGCAGCTTTTTATGAAAATAATATGATGAACGCCTATCAGCCAATTGTAGCAACTGACCAAAATGCCGTGATAGTGCATCACGCACCATCAGACACACCAATCAAAACAGGCGCAGGGCTGCTATTTGACGTTGGTGCAGAACACTGTGGGTATGCAGCAGATATTTCAAGAACAATCGTCGTCGGTCACAACCAAAAGCTTCAAATGCTGATAGATGATGTAGCTGCTGTGCAGGCAAACATAATCGCTTCTTTAAAACCTGGCATATTTTGGAAAGACATACAATTGCAAGCCCAAACCCAATTGCTAGACGTAGCAAAAAAACATGCACTTATCACACAAGAACCCGTGCAGACGGTGTTTCCTTATGCTATTGGTCATCACGTAGGGCTCGATGTTCATGACGCAGCAGATTATTCGCTGCCTTTATCTGAAGGTATGGTCATAACAATAGAACCAGGGCTTCACAGTAGGAAGCATAGCATTGGTATCCGTATAGAAGATGATGTAGTAATAACGAAAAATGGCGCAAAAATACTGGAGTAG
- a CDS encoding excinuclease ABC subunit UvrC: MNKALEKKLETIPSDPGVYFHKNSNGEIIYVGKAAVLKNRIRQYFHKSRVRDAKTDALVSEIADTDWIIVADEVEALFLEAEMIRRYQPQYNILLRDDKSVAYVRIDSKSRAPSVTITRRPLDDKADYYGPFLQTLPLRRSLKYLRKIFPYSTHHTLPNRGCLQYHLGLCPGPETENYSEKDYKDNLKKLSLYLKGQRVALITQLEQEMNLAADNKAYEEAAKKRNTITALKSLRARIIFSDRENLDLSNDHALFDFATLLGLATPPKRIEGYDISHMSGTDTVASMVVFTNGIADKGAYRKFKMRIPGNDDFAHMEEVIARRLKKSSQKTWQLPDIFLIDGGKGQLAAALKARNAAGLTIPMIGLAKKYEEIVLHTKKSYVSVNLEKLHQLQGYITDTSDDFQVLDLPNTAHLIKLLQRIRDESHRFAVSYHSTLKISRQRESQLDTIPGIGPITKRTLLKKFGSLAGIANATLDEIASAVGSKKAHLIMSYIKKEE; this comes from the coding sequence ATGAACAAAGCCCTAGAAAAGAAATTAGAAACTATACCCAGCGATCCAGGTGTGTATTTTCATAAAAATAGCAATGGCGAAATTATTTATGTAGGAAAAGCTGCAGTCTTAAAAAACCGTATTCGACAGTACTTTCACAAAAGTCGGGTCCGTGATGCTAAGACGGACGCACTTGTTTCAGAAATTGCTGATACCGATTGGATTATCGTTGCAGATGAAGTTGAAGCATTATTTTTAGAAGCCGAAATGATTCGGCGATATCAACCACAGTATAATATCTTACTACGTGATGACAAGTCGGTTGCTTACGTACGCATAGACAGTAAATCACGCGCCCCGTCAGTCACCATTACAAGGCGCCCATTAGATGACAAGGCTGACTACTATGGCCCATTTTTACAAACCCTGCCACTTAGAAGAAGCCTAAAGTACCTACGTAAAATATTTCCGTACTCTACGCACCACACGCTACCAAATCGTGGGTGTTTGCAATATCATTTGGGTTTATGCCCTGGTCCAGAAACCGAAAACTACAGCGAAAAAGACTACAAAGACAATCTCAAAAAACTAAGCCTCTATTTAAAAGGTCAGCGCGTGGCACTGATAACGCAGCTAGAACAAGAAATGAACTTGGCGGCAGACAATAAAGCATATGAAGAGGCAGCAAAAAAACGCAATACGATAACGGCTTTAAAGTCACTAAGAGCACGCATTATATTTAGTGATCGCGAAAACCTAGATTTATCTAATGATCATGCATTATTTGACTTTGCCACGCTCCTTGGTTTAGCAACACCACCAAAACGTATAGAAGGGTATGACATTAGTCACATGAGTGGTACAGACACTGTTGCGAGTATGGTCGTTTTTACTAATGGTATTGCTGACAAAGGAGCGTATAGAAAATTTAAAATGCGTATACCAGGTAACGATGATTTTGCTCATATGGAAGAAGTTATTGCAAGACGTCTTAAAAAATCTTCACAAAAAACGTGGCAACTACCGGATATTTTTTTAATAGACGGTGGGAAAGGTCAGCTGGCTGCAGCTCTAAAAGCCCGAAATGCAGCAGGTCTAACCATACCAATGATAGGACTCGCCAAAAAATATGAAGAGATAGTACTTCATACAAAAAAAAGTTATGTAAGCGTGAACCTTGAAAAGTTACATCAGCTGCAAGGATATATTACAGACACTTCAGATGATTTTCAGGTTTTAGATCTTCCCAATACCGCACATCTTATAAAACTGTTGCAGCGCATTCGTGATGAATCACATAGATTTGCAGTGAGCTACCATAGTACACTAAAAATATCTCGTCAAAGAGAAAGTCAGCTAGACACTATTCCAGGGATTGGGCCCATAACAAAGCGTACGTTATTAAAAAAATTTGGATCACTTGCAGGTATTGCCAATGCAACACTAGATGAAATAGCTAGCGCTGTAGGGAGCAAAAAGGCTCACCTAATAATGTCTTACATAAAGAAAGAAGAGTAA
- a CDS encoding rhodanese-related sulfurtransferase — protein sequence MEKVILYYKFVPVADPETTKLWQRELCERYGLKGRIIISTHGINGTLGGPIDGLKAYVKAMNVSIFKKTVYKWSEGSADDFPRLSIKVRPELVAFGAPDAVKVDNSGVIGGGKHLKPEEVNALVAERGDDVIFFDGRNAYEAQIGKFKNTVVPNVRYTRDFLKELDDPKYNDIKDKPIVSYCTGGIRCELLSVHMKNKGFKEVYQIDGGIVKYGETYKDDGLWEGKLYVFDNRMVTGFSKDAKDIGECVHCQGKTSNFENCANVACNDLILICKDCHTTTQTCAKSSCKQTVATKA from the coding sequence ATGGAAAAAGTAATTTTATACTATAAGTTTGTGCCGGTAGCTGACCCAGAGACGACGAAACTATGGCAAAGAGAACTCTGTGAACGGTATGGTTTAAAAGGTCGCATTATCATCAGTACACACGGTATTAACGGCACGCTTGGTGGCCCAATAGATGGCTTAAAAGCGTACGTAAAAGCTATGAATGTAAGTATATTTAAAAAAACTGTTTATAAGTGGAGCGAGGGTAGTGCTGATGATTTTCCTAGATTATCTATTAAAGTGCGCCCAGAACTCGTTGCTTTTGGTGCACCAGATGCCGTGAAAGTAGATAATAGTGGTGTTATAGGCGGTGGCAAGCATCTTAAACCAGAAGAAGTAAATGCATTAGTTGCAGAGCGTGGTGATGATGTTATATTTTTTGATGGTCGCAATGCGTATGAGGCGCAAATTGGCAAATTTAAGAATACAGTCGTTCCGAATGTACGCTACACCAGAGATTTTCTAAAAGAACTAGACGATCCTAAATATAACGATATTAAAGACAAGCCAATTGTTTCGTACTGCACCGGTGGTATTCGGTGTGAGTTGCTCAGTGTTCATATGAAGAACAAAGGCTTCAAGGAAGTGTATCAAATAGACGGAGGAATCGTTAAATACGGCGAAACCTATAAAGATGATGGTCTATGGGAAGGTAAATTGTACGTGTTTGATAATCGAATGGTAACGGGCTTTAGTAAAGACGCGAAAGACATCGGCGAATGTGTACACTGCCAAGGAAAAACCAGTAATTTTGAAAACTGTGCAAATGTTGCTTGTAACGATTTAATTTTAATTTGCAAAGACTGCCATACTACCACCCAGACATGTGCTAAATCTAGCTGCAAACAAACAGTAGCTACCAAAGCCTAA
- a CDS encoding ABC transporter ATP-binding protein, which yields MTKTANSSLSALKTMRIYLTYMKKYPLMLATIIILLPITVISANVLLPIIYAEAINTVSSLLGSGESFMPLFGTLLVQSIILIGISWTAWRIIGFVISTFEYRVKRDLEQAIFKHLTTHSYDFHVNSFSGSLVAQTNRMTNAFERLFDSFYFDLYVLVIKVTAIMVVLLPKSPTAAMIIIVWISLYIIMMSILQIMKMPYSRATAAADSNVTAALADSLANIFTIITFGKKRSEQKKFNAVSQKRYRIALKDWYISEVIFAFQGIMMFTIEAVLIWVTIDLALQGKIGIGEIVLVQIYIMSIIGSMWNFGRVIRNIERSLSDAYEMTLILGKDHAIKDPRHPKPIAMTKGSIRFNKVVFSYEEKQPLFTDFNVSMKAGQKVGLVGPSGGGKSTITKLLLRMMDVTSGEISIDGQNITDVAQDELRNVIAYVPQEPILFHRTLKENIAYGHPQATQQQIIAAAKAAHADEFIALLPKGYDTLVGERGVKLSGGQRQRVAIARAMLKNAPILLLDEATSALDSDNEQLIQKALWSLMNNRTAIVIAHRLSTIQKMDRILVIDNGIIIEDGTHETLLQQNGLYASLWAHQSGGFVVDK from the coding sequence ATGACCAAAACAGCCAATAGCTCGCTGAGTGCGCTTAAAACAATGCGCATTTACCTAACATATATGAAAAAGTATCCACTCATGTTGGCTACTATTATTATCCTTTTACCCATAACAGTTATCAGTGCAAATGTGTTATTGCCTATTATTTACGCAGAAGCTATTAATACGGTAAGTAGTTTGCTTGGTAGTGGTGAATCGTTCATGCCACTATTTGGTACGTTGCTGGTACAATCAATTATTCTTATAGGTATTTCGTGGACTGCATGGCGTATTATTGGCTTTGTTATAAGTACGTTCGAATATCGGGTAAAAAGAGATTTAGAGCAAGCGATATTTAAACACCTTACGACTCATAGCTACGATTTTCATGTTAATAGTTTTAGTGGGTCTTTGGTGGCTCAAACAAACCGCATGACCAATGCGTTTGAGCGATTGTTTGATTCATTTTATTTTGATTTGTATGTGCTTGTTATTAAGGTAACGGCAATTATGGTGGTGTTACTACCAAAGTCACCCACGGCTGCAATGATTATTATCGTGTGGATTAGCTTATACATAATTATGATGAGTATTTTACAAATAATGAAAATGCCATACTCTCGTGCAACTGCTGCAGCGGATAGCAATGTTACTGCTGCTTTAGCGGATTCGCTTGCAAATATTTTTACGATAATTACGTTTGGCAAAAAGAGATCAGAACAAAAAAAGTTTAATGCTGTTAGCCAAAAAAGGTACCGTATTGCCTTAAAAGATTGGTATATATCTGAAGTAATATTTGCCTTTCAAGGTATCATGATGTTTACCATTGAAGCAGTACTTATATGGGTCACGATAGACTTAGCATTGCAAGGAAAAATTGGTATCGGCGAAATTGTTTTAGTTCAAATATACATCATGAGTATTATTGGGAGTATGTGGAACTTTGGTAGAGTTATACGTAATATAGAACGTAGCTTGTCTGATGCCTATGAAATGACGCTAATACTAGGTAAAGATCACGCCATTAAAGACCCCCGTCATCCGAAGCCTATTGCGATGACTAAAGGGAGTATTCGATTTAATAAGGTTGTGTTTAGTTATGAAGAAAAACAACCGTTATTTACTGATTTTAATGTATCTATGAAAGCCGGCCAGAAAGTAGGGTTAGTAGGCCCTAGTGGGGGTGGCAAATCTACTATTACAAAATTGTTACTGCGTATGATGGATGTAACAAGCGGAGAAATTTCAATAGATGGCCAGAATATTACAGACGTTGCACAAGATGAATTACGTAACGTAATAGCCTATGTTCCGCAAGAGCCAATTTTGTTTCATCGCACGCTCAAAGAAAATATAGCGTATGGGCACCCACAAGCAACACAACAACAGATCATAGCGGCGGCCAAAGCAGCACATGCTGATGAGTTTATAGCCTTATTACCCAAAGGGTACGATACACTCGTAGGAGAAAGGGGTGTTAAGCTTTCTGGCGGACAACGGCAACGAGTAGCGATTGCACGTGCCATGTTAAAAAATGCTCCGATACTTCTCCTAGACGAAGCAACCAGTGCTCTAGATAGTGACAACGAGCAACTCATCCAAAAAGCCCTTTGGAGCTTAATGAATAACCGTACAGCAATCGTCATTGCACACCGGCTAAGTACAATTCAAAAAATGGATCGTATTTTAGTTATAGACAACGGGATTATTATAGAAGACGGTACTCATGAAACGCTACTTCAGCAAAACGGTCTCTATGCATCGCTGTGGGCACACCAATCAGGTGGCTTTGTTGTCGATAAATAA
- a CDS encoding DedA family protein: MKPIPINVIKRIAILVSIVAVVIFLMTRHIDIALLLETGGIVAIGLTIFAETGLLIGFFLPGDTLLFAAGFFASQDKISLIGSIVAVSIGAIFGNMLGYEIGRRSGKRFFKKEEAVLLNKETVNAANAFYIKHGGKTVILARFIPVVRTLAPIMAGIGKMTYKRFFIYTVVGALIWGIVVTLVGYWAGLVIGQYFDIDKYLLPLIFLAVLGTFGISVFHVLKDKKSRDLVIQKSKSYITNFFKN, translated from the coding sequence GTGAAACCAATACCAATAAACGTCATTAAGCGCATTGCTATTTTAGTGAGTATCGTTGCTGTTGTTATTTTTTTGATGACGCGGCACATAGACATAGCTCTCTTACTAGAAACTGGTGGTATAGTTGCAATTGGACTTACTATTTTTGCAGAAACTGGTTTGCTTATTGGTTTCTTCTTACCAGGTGATACCCTGTTATTTGCTGCGGGTTTTTTTGCATCGCAAGATAAAATAAGTCTAATAGGCAGTATAGTTGCTGTATCTATAGGTGCAATATTTGGGAACATGCTGGGGTATGAAATCGGTAGAAGAAGCGGAAAACGATTTTTCAAAAAAGAAGAAGCCGTTCTGTTGAATAAAGAAACAGTAAATGCAGCAAACGCCTTTTACATTAAGCATGGTGGTAAAACCGTTATACTCGCGCGATTTATACCAGTTGTCAGAACGCTCGCCCCTATCATGGCTGGTATTGGTAAAATGACCTACAAACGTTTCTTTATATACACGGTAGTCGGAGCACTTATTTGGGGTATTGTGGTAACACTCGTTGGCTACTGGGCGGGTCTAGTAATTGGGCAATATTTTGACATTGATAAATATTTGTTACCGTTAATCTTTCTCGCAGTGCTGGGCACGTTTGGTATTAGTGTATTCCACGTATTAAAAGATAAAAAATCACGTGATTTAGTTATACAAAAAAGTAAATCGTATATTACAAATTTTTTCAAAAACTAG